From Triticum aestivum cultivar Chinese Spring chromosome 4A, IWGSC CS RefSeq v2.1, whole genome shotgun sequence, a single genomic window includes:
- the LOC123086850 gene encoding uncharacterized protein, with product MERTQGFFAALKQEVARGLSPARARRSSESADLDAAALRFSGPGEMLAPLMEGPDPESGDGYGRAAGGARREGWGRWVRGQLARTPSSVAAAAAGAGAARNDLRLLLGVMGAPLAPVHVCAAEPLPHLSIKDTPIETSSAQYILQQYLAASGGHRLLASVRNSYAMGKVRMVATEFENAGRLVKNRNAARCAEPGRFVLWQMAPEKWYIELAVGGSKVHAGCNGKLVWRHTPWLGSHAAKGPVRPLRRALQGLDPLTAASMFAGARCIGERKVNGEDCFILKLCTDPETLKARTEGLAEIIRHVMFGYFSQRTGLLVHIEDSHLTRIQSTTGGDAVYWETTINSFIEDYRPVDGIMIAHSGRSAVTLFRFGEVAMSHTKTRMEEAWSIEEVAFNVPGLSMDCFIPPTDIKSGSVSETVELPHGGEKSKFGPPPGHRAKVAALEKTDGGELAWRGAHT from the exons ATGGAGAGGACGCAGGGCTTCTTCGCGGcgctgaagcaggaggtggcgcgcgggcTGTCGCCGGCGAGGGCGCGCCGGAGCTCCGAGTCggccgacctcgacgccgccgcgcTCCGGTTCTCCGGCCCGGGGGAGATGCTCGCGCCGCTCATGGAGGGCCCCGATCCGGAGTCCGGCGACGGCTACGGCCGCGCCGCCGGCGGCGCCAGGAGGGAGGGCTGGGGCCGCTGGGTGCGCGGCCAGCTCGCGCGCACGCCCTCCTCGGTCGCCGccgcggcggccggcgccggcgccgcccgcaacgacctccgcctcctcctcggcgTCATGGGCGCGCCGCTCGCGCCCGTGCACGTCTGCGCCGCCGAGCCGCTCCCGCACCTCAGCATTAAGGACACCCCCATC GAGACCTCGTCGGCGCAGTACATTCTGCAGCAGTACCTGGCGGCCTCTGGTGGGCACAGGCTCCTCGCCTCCGTGCGCAACTCCTACGCCATGGGCAAGGTGCGCATGGTGGCCACCGAGTTTGAGAACGCCGGCCGCCTAGTCAAGAACCGCAATGCGGCTCGCTGCGCCGAGCCAGGCCGCTTCGTGCTATGGCAGATGGCTCCTGAGAAGTGGTACATCGAGCTGGCTGTCGGTGGGAGCAAGGTGCATGCCGGCTGCAATGGCAAGCTTGTGTGGCGCCATACCCCGTGGCTCGGCTCCCATGCCGCCAAAGGCCCTGTTCGCCCCCTCCGCCGTGCTCTGCAG GGCCTGGATCCACTCACTGCAGCGAGCATGTTTGCCGGTGCACGGTGCATTGGGGAGAGGAAGGTGAACGGGGAGGATTGCTTCATCCTGAAGCTGTGCACTGACCCAGAGACCCTCAAGGCACGGACCGAGGGCCTCGCCGAGATCATCAGGCATGTCATGTTCGGGTACTTCAGCCAGAGGACCGGCCTCCTCGTCCACATCGAGGACTCACACCTAACGCGGATTCAGTCAACAACCGGCGGGGATGCGGTCTACTGGGAGACCACCATCAACTCATTCATCGAGGACTACCGGCCGGTGGATGGCATCATGATTGCGCACTCGGGGCGCTCGGCCGTGACCCTGTTCCGCTTCGGCGAGGTGGCCATGAGCCACACCAAGACTCGGATGGAGGAGGCGTGGAGCATCGAGGAGGTTGCGTTCAATGTCCCTGGCCTGTCCATGGACTGCTTCATCCCACCCACCGACATCAAGTCTGGATCTGTTAGTGAGACCGTCGAGCTCCCTCATGGTGGTGAGAAGAGCAAGTTCGGTCCTCCCCCTGGTCACCGCGCCAAAGTTGCTGCGCTGGAGAAGACGGATGGTGGCGAGCTAGCATGGAGGGGAGCCCATACCTGA